In Uranotaenia lowii strain MFRU-FL chromosome 2, ASM2978415v1, whole genome shotgun sequence, one genomic interval encodes:
- the LOC129746889 gene encoding ejaculatory bulb-specific protein 3-like encodes MKFFVLFAAFLAYAVAQDTVYTNKYDNIDVLEVVKSDRLFKNYYNCLLDQGKCPPDAAELKRVLPEALETDCAKCSPKQKESSDKAIEYLSANRPEEWAALKAKYDPDNKYVEKYRADAEKSGIKL; translated from the coding sequence atgaaattcttcGTCCTTTTCGCTGCTTTCTTGGCTTACGCCGTGGCCCAGGACACGGTCTACACCAACAAGTACGACAATATCGATGTGCTGGAAGTGGTCAAATCCGATCGTCTCTTCAAGAACTACTACAACTGCCTGCTGGACCAGGGCAAGTGCCCACCGGATGCGGCTGAGCTGAAACGTGTCCTTCCGGAAGCCCTGGAAACCGATTGTGCCAAGTGTAGTCCCAAGCAGAAGGAGAGCAGCGACAAGGCCATCGAGTATCTTTCGGCCAACCGCCCGGAAGAATGGGCTGCCCTGAAGGCCAAGTACGATCCCGATAACAAATACGTCGAGAAGTACCGTGCTGATGCCGAGAAGTCCGGAATTAAGCTGTAA
- the LOC129741276 gene encoding ejaculatory bulb-specific protein 3-like: protein MKILVLLTIAAGIGCRNAIDIISTTNADEVTIVKSNGLSKNYYNCPLGQAKCPPDARKTDCAKCSHKQKETGYKVIEYLSANRPKEWAALKAKYDPDNKYVEKYRENVGKIEIKL from the coding sequence ATGAAGATATTGGTACTGTTAACCATAGCCGCTGGTATCGGATGTCGAAATGCCATTGACATAATCTCAACTACTAACGCCGATGAAGTGACGATCGTTAAATCGAATGGCCTCTCTAAGAACTACTACAACTGTCCGCTCGGTCAGGCCAAGTGTCCACCGGATGCACGGAAAACTGATTGTGCCAAGTGTAGCCACAAACAGAAGGAGACCGGTTATAAGGTCATCGAGTATCTTTCGGCCAACCGACCGAAAGAATGGGCCGCCCTGAAGGCCAAGTACGATCCCGATAACAAGTACGTCGAGAAATATCGCGAGAATGTCGGAAAGATCGAAATCAAACTGTGA
- the LOC129746409 gene encoding ejaculatory bulb-specific protein 3-like: MKILVLLLTMAAAAVVAGQNAIDIISTINVDEVLASDRLTKNYFDCFMDKKPCTREGTEIKVRIGPYVEKLCSENCSGANAKFVKVYRYLQKNKEAILKELIEKYDPNNEFFNKCGEQLMKE; the protein is encoded by the coding sequence ATGAAGATTCTAGTCCTACTGTTAAccatggctgctgctgctgttgtcgcTGGTCAAAATGCCATTGACATAATCTCAACTATTAATGTGGATGAAGTGCTCGCCTCTGATCGTCTTACTAAAAACTACTTCGACTGTTTTATGGACAAGAAACCGTGCACGAGAGAAGGAACCGAAATAAAAGTTCGGATAGGTCCATACGTTGAAAAATTGTGCAGCGAAAATTGCTCAGGGGCGaatgctaaatttgtaaaagtaTACCGTTACTTACAAAAGAATAAAGAGGCAATACTTAAAGAACTGATTGAGAAGTACGATCCAAACAACGAATTCTTCAATAAATGTGGAGAGCAATTGATGAAGGAATGA
- the LOC129745956 gene encoding ejaculatory bulb-specific protein 3-like, translated as MKTVIIIFALIAVALAQETIYTSKYDNIDVLEIVKSDRLFKNYYNCLLEQGKCPPDAAELKRVLPEALETDCAKCSPKQKESSDKAIEYLSANRPEEWAALKAKYDPENKYVEKYRENAEKIGIKL; from the coding sequence ATGAAAACCGTCATCATTATTTTTGCGCTCATTGCGGTGGCTCTCGCCCAGGAGACGATCTACACCAGCAAGTACGACAATATCGATGTGCTAGAGATCGTCAAATCGGATCGGCTCTTCAAGAACTATTACAACTGCCTGCTGGAACAGGGCAAGTGCCCACCGGATGCGGCTGAGCTGAAACGTGTCCTACCGGAAGCCCTGGAAACCGACTGTGCCAAGTGTAGCCCCAAGCAGAAGGAGAGCAGTGATAAGGCCATCGAGTATCTTTCGGCCAACCGACCGGAAGAATGGGCCGCCTTGAAGGCCAAGTACGATCCCGAAAACAAGTACGTCGAGAAGTATCGCGAGAATGCCGAAAAGATCGGAATCAAACTGTAA